From Balneola sp. MJW-20:
GGCTTTGTTTCCAGCCCATCTTATCTGCATATCTCCGGTACATTTCAAACAGATCGCCAGCAAAGATAGCCGCTTCATCTCCTCCGGCTCCTGCTCTGATCTCAATGATGGCATTCTTGGAATCCTCCGGGTCTTTCGGAACCAGTTTGATCTTGATCTCTTCTTCCAGCTTTGCCAGCTGTTCTTTGATCTCCCTGTTCTCTGTTTCCGCCATTTCGGTGATCTCAGGATCTTCATCCATCTCGATCAGTTCTTTATTTCCTTCCTGCCGGTTGATCAGATCCTTCCAGGTATCGTAATCCTGCACAAGCTCCTCAAGATCACTCCGCTCTTTGGTCAGTGCGGTATATTTATCGGGATCATCAAATACAGCGGGATCACTCATTGCTGCATTCACTTCCTCAAAACGTTGTTTGATCTTTTCCAGTTGTGATTGAATATCCATAGTAGAGCTTTGAAATTCGAAGCCAACAAATTAATAATAATATCACCAAGAATTAGAAATTATATCCTTTTTGAACTATTCGTATCTTCCAAAGAAAATGTCAGATTCTATTCCCTCCGCTACCCGTGTTGGTTTCCTCGGTGCAGGTCAGCTTGCCCGAATGAGCGCCATTGAAGCATTCCGACTGGGAATGCAGGTTTCTGTATTCTCAGACCGCACCGAAAACGAGCCTGTTCAGTTCATGACCCCTTATTCGGTATCAGGGTCTTATGATGATCTGGACGATATGATCAGCTTCGCAAAGCAATGCGATGTGATCACTCTTGAAAACGAATTTATAAGCTCGGAGATCTTAAGAGAAGTACGCGATAAAAGCGGTACACCTATTTACCCATCCCCGGAATCCTTTGCACTGATCGAGAATAAACTGATCGAAAAACAAACCTTTGAGAATGCCGGTATTCCTGTCACTCCATATCGACTGGTATCCTCGGAAGACGAAATGGCCGGCTTTGGGGAGGATTATGGATGGCCCTATCTGCTGAAGTCATCTAAAGGAGGATACGATGGCTACGGTAATGAGACTGTAAACAACATGGAGGAAGCAGTTAAAGCCTATGAGAGCCTAGGCGGAGATAAAGGACGAGATATTCTTGCTGAAGCTTTTGTCGATTTCACCCATGAGCTTGCTGTTCAGGTCGCTCGCAATGAGACCGGGCACGTGGTCTACCCTTGCTGCGAAACGGTTCAGGAAAATCATATCTGTGTAGCAGTAAGGTCTCCGGCACCGGTTTCGGAAGATATACAAGTAAAGGCACAGGAACTTGCTGTACGCGCAGCTGAAGCTATCGACGGGAAAGGCATCTTTGCTTTTGAATTCTTTCTGACCACCGGAGGAGAAGTCTTACTGAATGAATCTGCTCCCAGACCCCATAATTCTGGACACTACACGATTGAAGGATGTTCCTCTTCCCAGTTCGAAAATCATATCAGAGCCGTAATGGGTCTCCCGCTGGGATCAGCTGAGATGACCAAACCTGCGGCCGTAATGATCAACCTGTTGGGTACCCATAACCGGGATGCTGTTGCTGAAAATATTGAAGACGCGATCAGCGCCCCCTTTGGCCACCTGCATGTGTATGGCAAGGTACAGAGTAAAGTAGGAAGAAAGATGGCTCATTATACACTGATTGGAGACGATCAGGATGAGATCTACGATAAGGCAAGAAGAATAACCACCGATATTCAGATCTGATATACAGTACCTCTTTCATATTTGTCTGATTTGATGACTTTCACCATCTTAAAACAAATTCTAAAACAACATTTATTATGAGCTCTAACCCGGAAGTCGGAGTAGTAATGGGCAGCGACAGTGACTGGCCTACAATGAAAGAAGCAACGGAGATCCTGGATCATTTCGGAATTTCTTACGAAAAGAAAGTCGTATCCGCTCATCGGACTCCTGATGACATGGCAGAATACGGACGAACAGCCCGCGAGCGAGGTCTTAAGATCATCATAGCCGGTGCAGGTGGTGCAGCCCATCTTCCGGGAATGCTGGCAAGTCACACCACATTGCCGGTGATCGGGGTTCCCGTTAAAACTACTGCTCTGGGAGGACTTGATTCTCTTTATTCCATCGTACAGATGCCAAATGGCATACCGGTAGCAACCGTTGCAATAGGAAAGGCTAAGAATGCGGGATTGCTTGCTGTACGTATGCTCGGAATGAATGACAACGAACTTGCAGACACTCTTTCAGCATACCATCTGGAAATGGCAAAAGAATCCCGACTTAAGACCAATAACCTCAAATAAAAGAGTTTACTTGATCAGTGTGATCCCACTTACCCGGTAGTAATTTGCGCCACGCATAACTACAAAATAGGTTCCGCTTGACAGGTTGCCTGCGTCAAACTGTAACGTATGTCTTCCTGCATTCTGGACTCCGTTATACAGATCGGCGACTTCTCTTCCCACAACATCAAATACGCTAATTGATACCTTTCCGGTTTCAGCGATCCTATAGGTGATATTTGTAACCGGATTAAAGGGATTAGGATAAGCCGGTTCCAGTTCAAACCGGGTGATCACTTCTTCCGGTTCTTCCACTGAGGTACTGCTGCCTCCGTATCTCAATTCATGACGGATATAATTTTGAAATCCAGCTCCCGAATCGAAAGAGGTCAAAATTTCAGTCAGGTGCATACCCTCATCATAGGTATAGATATCGCGATAATACGGTACAAACTCAGATTCCATAAACATCTTAAACAATGATGAATCCGGAACTGATTTCTGATTATAGTGTATCTCTTCGATTTCCTCTGTAACCCATGTGCCGTTCCAGACATCATAATCCTTCGAGATCAGTATAAGGGTTGATGGATCGGATGGGTTCGCATAGACTTTAGAAGTTACCTGGGCTTCCTCATTATCCCATCCCCCATTTGAATAAACCTGAAGTATATAGTCCGGATAGTCAATTGAAATGAGTGAAACTGAGAACATCATGGTATATATCTCATCCAGTGTCTTCGTGAAATAGTCAAAAAGCTCGGCCGGTGTATAGCCCGGATAGATCTCTCTTTCTATAGGAACCCATTCTCCTGCGTCACGGACATCAGTGGTTATATAGGTGGTGTCATTTGATACGGTTACCGTAAACCGATCCCTTTCTTCAGGAGTGCCATTTACATACTCATAACTGATACCACTGGTGATTACTCCATTATCAAAGGTATAATTTTCCTGGTAAACCGGTACCCAGGTCTCATTCTGCCATTCCTCTTCAATGATCTGGCTTAGTAAAATATTACCTCCTGATTCTGTATATGAATTTAGGGTCCGAAAATTATTTTCCAACTCCATGGTGAAAAAATTCAGAACCTGCATCACATTTTCTGCAAGCCTCCCATTCGAATAAATAAAAATATTCCTCATTTGCAGTAAATACGATTGTCCGTCATGATAGGAGTTATCTATCGTTACAATCTGACCACTGTCATATTCATAATTAGTTAATGAGGAAGGTACCCAGACATCTCCATCCCATGAGAAAGTTTCTGCTTCCGTCAGGTCTTCATCTGCCACAGATTTTTCCATTATATGATCGGCTCTGAGCCACCTGAATTCTTTCCAGAATGCAGTATTCTCGTCGGATCTGTCTGTTAATTTGTCTGGTAGTGGCCTGTTCTGTCCCAATAGTAATACAGGACAAATCCCCATTGCTAGTATGAATACGGTTATTCGTAACTTATTCATCTCTATCCCCCTTTTAATTTTGCTGAAATATCCTCTAAAACACCCGTAATTATATAATTGAATGTATATAATTTTTATAATATTAATTGAATTATTTTTTACACGATCAATATAAGATTAATCATTCCTTGCAAGTAAACATAAGTTTATATGTAATTTATGTTTTAGCTTTGCAACATCAGAGGGATGAGACCCGAATACGAACTCAAAATATACCTAAACAAATTACAGGAGCATTTATGATAATGAGTACTACCCCCAAGCTGGAGCACAAGCAGATCAAACAGTACAAAGGAATTGTAACAGGAGAAGCTATCCTCGGAGCAAATATCTTTAAAGACTTCTTTGCAGGAATAAGAGATATCGTAGGTGGGCGCTCTGGTGCTTATGAAAAAGAATTGCAGTCTGCACGGCGAATTGCATTCGAGGAAATGGAATTAAAAGCGAGTAGTGTGGGAGCCAACGCTATAGTAGGTATTGATATAGATTATGAAACCATCGGTGCCAATGGTTCTATGCTGATGGTATCTGTCAGCGGCACAGCCGTAATTGCTGAATAGAAGATTAAAGCTGGGATGCTGTTCGGATCTTATCCGAACACATCCTTCATCTTTGAAAAGAATCCCTTTCCGTCATCTTTTGCATGTTTAGCTGAAAAGTTATCCTCGTCCTTCAGCGAGCCGATCATCTTTTTCTGCTCATCCGTAAGATCATCCGGCATATAAACATTGATACGGACATATTGGTCACCCTGGCCTGAGTTATTCAGTCCCATAATGCCTTTACCGCGCATCCTCAGCATTTTACCCGGCTGGGTTCCTGCTTCAATTCTGAGTTTAGCTTTTCCTTTCAGAGTGGGTACTTCTACTTCTGTTCCCAGTAATGCATCCGGAATGGAGAGGGTCAGATTATAATAGATGTTGTTTCCTTCTCGTTCGAAATGCTCGTGTTCTTTTTCCTCGATCAACACGATCAGGTTACCGGCAGACCCGCCACGTTTACCCGCATTACCTTGCCCGCGAAGCGTGATATAGTTTCCGCTGCTTACTCCGGACGGAATATGGATCTTGACGGTCTCTTCACCTTTAACCCGCCCTTCACCATTACATTTCTTACAGGCATTTTTTATGATGCGGCCATCACCATGACATTTTGGACAGGTTTGAACATTCACCATCTGTCCGAGTATGGTCCGGGAAACCTGGCGAACTTCTCCCATTCCGTTACAGGTTGAACAGGTTTCATAATCATTATCGGTTTCAGCACCGGTACCGGTACACTCATCGCATTTAATGTACTTCTTGACCTTTAATTTCTTGTCGGTACCGAATGCGATCTCTTCGAGACTCAGGGAAATACGGAGTTTCATATCGGATCCTGGCTGGCCGGCTTCTCGTCGGCTTCTGGACCGGGCTCTTCCTGCTCCTCCGCCGCCAAAAATATCATCCCCAAAGAAACCACTTCCAAAGATATCTCCGAAACGACTAAAGATATCTTCAAAGCCCATATCATCGAAGTTAACCCCACCGGCACCGGCACCATGGCCGTTCACTCCGGCGTGTCCGAACTGATCATATCGGGATCGCTTCTGCGGATCCTTCAGGACCTCATAAGCCTCAGATGCTTCTTTAAATTTCTTTTCAGCATCAGCATCCCCTTTATTCCGGTCAGGATGGTATTTCATAGCCATCTTCCGGTAGGCCTTCTTGATCTCGGCTTCTGAAGCTTTTTTGTCTACCCCTAATATTTCGTAGTAATCTCTGTTGGTCATAAAATTATTCGCTGACTATTACTTTTGCATGGCGGATCGTGCGGTCACCGATCTTGTATCCGCTTTCAATTACCTGAAGTACCATATCGCTTTCCATATCTTCCGAAGGCTGCTTCATCATCGCATCGTGCAGATTCACATCAAATGGTACACCGGTCTCATCTATCCTCTTTACACCGTGTTTTTCTAAAACATCTGAAAATTTATCAGACACCAGCTTCAGACCTTCCATGAAACTTCCATCCAGATCAGACTCTTCCGCTGCCTGCATCGTTCTGATCAGGTCATCATTAACTGGAAGAAAATCTTCTAAGGCACCCGCTTTTGCCTCTTCAAAAAGCTGAAGTCTTTCCCTCTGGACCCTCTTTCGAACGTTCTCCAGTTCGGCTGCCTTCCTTAACAGAGAGTCTTTGGTAGATGCCAGTTGCTCTTCAAGTTCCAGTATTCTGGACTCAGCCTCACTTAATTCATTTTCTTCTTCGGTTCCGCTTTCCTCGGCTGTTGCCGCCTCTTCAGCCACTTCTTCCGACACCGTTTCTTCTTCTTTCAATGATTTATCTTTTTCTTCTGCCATGGTTGAATTTTTTATTTTTACGGTATTAAGCAAACATTATGCCACCTATTACTGTAACAGGTATAAGTGACAAACTTACTTCATCCTGCCATAATTAAACAAAAAAAGCCACTCCGAAGAGTGGCTTTGACATTTTAATAGTAAAAACTGGATCACGATCCGCTTTGCTGCGAGACACAATCTCCGGCACAAAGCTCAACACTTTGAAGATTCAGAACATCAACTCTTGGCAGTGTTGCTCCAAAACTATTTTCTATTACCCGGATGAATTCATTCGTCAGAATTGCATTTCCTCTGGGGTTTGCATGTACTCCATCGGTGGAAAGAACTCCATTAGGACTGAAGTCCGGTGCCAGGTCAACTCCGTCCACAGAGATACCCGGCTGACCATCGGTAAGCCCAAAAATATCCCCGAAAACACTGTTTGCATCGTTGGTATTATAGTATGCGATCCTGTTGTTGCCTGCTATAGTATTTGCAATAATAGCATTAAAGGTCTGCCTGGCTGTTTCGATCTCCACCTGTTCAGCCTGGGTCAGATAATACCTGTCACCACTCAGTGACCCGTTTGCAATGTTGAAGCCTAAAGGAACTACAACACCGATAGGGGTATCTGCTACACTTGCATCCCCGTCTGCTTCAGTACCCAGTACTGATCCGGCTCCGAGCAGCACCAGTTCGCCCTGAACCAGCGGTCTTGATTGCTCGTAGGGAACCAAAGCAGCACGCTGCTGTGCATCGATCTGACCAAAGGTCAGAAGATTATCGAAGCAGCCTCCCAGGTCATCCAGTTCTTCATCGATGGCAAGAATAGGGTTATCTCCGGCAGAATAACTGATCAGACGTCGATCTATATCAGCCTGATCCACACCAAAGTTTGCACACCCTTGAATAGCTCCGTTTACAGGAGCCAGGTTTTGATTCAAAAATGTAGCCGTAGCTTCATCTA
This genomic window contains:
- a CDS encoding 5-(carboxyamino)imidazole ribonucleotide synthase; its protein translation is MSDSIPSATRVGFLGAGQLARMSAIEAFRLGMQVSVFSDRTENEPVQFMTPYSVSGSYDDLDDMISFAKQCDVITLENEFISSEILREVRDKSGTPIYPSPESFALIENKLIEKQTFENAGIPVTPYRLVSSEDEMAGFGEDYGWPYLLKSSKGGYDGYGNETVNNMEEAVKAYESLGGDKGRDILAEAFVDFTHELAVQVARNETGHVVYPCCETVQENHICVAVRSPAPVSEDIQVKAQELAVRAAEAIDGKGIFAFEFFLTTGGEVLLNESAPRPHNSGHYTIEGCSSSQFENHIRAVMGLPLGSAEMTKPAAVMINLLGTHNRDAVAENIEDAISAPFGHLHVYGKVQSKVGRKMAHYTLIGDDQDEIYDKARRITTDIQI
- the purE gene encoding 5-(carboxyamino)imidazole ribonucleotide mutase — translated: MSSNPEVGVVMGSDSDWPTMKEATEILDHFGISYEKKVVSAHRTPDDMAEYGRTARERGLKIIIAGAGGAAHLPGMLASHTTLPVIGVPVKTTALGGLDSLYSIVQMPNGIPVATVAIGKAKNAGLLAVRMLGMNDNELADTLSAYHLEMAKESRLKTNNLK
- a CDS encoding T9SS type A sorting domain-containing protein; the protein is MNKLRITVFILAMGICPVLLLGQNRPLPDKLTDRSDENTAFWKEFRWLRADHIMEKSVADEDLTEAETFSWDGDVWVPSSLTNYEYDSGQIVTIDNSYHDGQSYLLQMRNIFIYSNGRLAENVMQVLNFFTMELENNFRTLNSYTESGGNILLSQIIEEEWQNETWVPVYQENYTFDNGVITSGISYEYVNGTPEERDRFTVTVSNDTTYITTDVRDAGEWVPIEREIYPGYTPAELFDYFTKTLDEIYTMMFSVSLISIDYPDYILQVYSNGGWDNEEAQVTSKVYANPSDPSTLILISKDYDVWNGTWVTEEIEEIHYNQKSVPDSSLFKMFMESEFVPYYRDIYTYDEGMHLTEILTSFDSGAGFQNYIRHELRYGGSSTSVEEPEEVITRFELEPAYPNPFNPVTNITYRIAETGKVSISVFDVVGREVADLYNGVQNAGRHTLQFDAGNLSSGTYFVVMRGANYYRVSGITLIK
- a CDS encoding heavy metal-binding domain-containing protein; translated protein: MIMSTTPKLEHKQIKQYKGIVTGEAILGANIFKDFFAGIRDIVGGRSGAYEKELQSARRIAFEEMELKASSVGANAIVGIDIDYETIGANGSMLMVSVSGTAVIAE
- the dnaJ gene encoding molecular chaperone DnaJ, whose protein sequence is MTNRDYYEILGVDKKASEAEIKKAYRKMAMKYHPDRNKGDADAEKKFKEASEAYEVLKDPQKRSRYDQFGHAGVNGHGAGAGGVNFDDMGFEDIFSRFGDIFGSGFFGDDIFGGGGAGRARSRSRREAGQPGSDMKLRISLSLEEIAFGTDKKLKVKKYIKCDECTGTGAETDNDYETCSTCNGMGEVRQVSRTILGQMVNVQTCPKCHGDGRIIKNACKKCNGEGRVKGEETVKIHIPSGVSSGNYITLRGQGNAGKRGGSAGNLIVLIEEKEHEHFEREGNNIYYNLTLSIPDALLGTEVEVPTLKGKAKLRIEAGTQPGKMLRMRGKGIMGLNNSGQGDQYVRINVYMPDDLTDEQKKMIGSLKDEDNFSAKHAKDDGKGFFSKMKDVFG
- a CDS encoding nucleotide exchange factor GrpE, with amino-acid sequence MAEEKDKSLKEEETVSEEVAEEAATAEESGTEEENELSEAESRILELEEQLASTKDSLLRKAAELENVRKRVQRERLQLFEEAKAGALEDFLPVNDDLIRTMQAAEESDLDGSFMEGLKLVSDKFSDVLEKHGVKRIDETGVPFDVNLHDAMMKQPSEDMESDMVLQVIESGYKIGDRTIRHAKVIVSE